The Devosia sp. MC521 genome segment TTTTGGGCAGGGCATAGTTACGATTATGCCAAAGCAATGGTGTCGCTTTTGTGTTGGTTTCTGCCTCGATCAACGCTCCGGCAAACAGCACATGCGTTCCCGTTTCCATTGAACCGATCACTTCGCAGTCCACCGTCATAGCTGCGCCAAGTAGTTTGGGGTGGCCCGAGTGCCAGCGTGTCCAACGCCCCACATCGAAGCGCCGCTCTGGTGCAAGCTTGCCGGCGAAAGCGTCTGCAATATCCCTTTGATCATCTCTGAGCAGGGCCAGAGAAAAACCGCCTGTTTTGGCAATCACATCCGCCAACCGGCTGACAATATCTATGGAAATCAGGATGGCCGGGGGCTGCGCCGAAAGCGACATAACCGAGGTGACCGTACGCCCAACCATTTCATCGCCCCGTCTCGCCGTCACAACATGCACACTGGAGGCGAGAGTCGCCATAGCCTGCCGAAACTCTGCTTCGCCAACCGTAGAATTGCGTAACGGACGCATCCGCATGGTGTCGGGCAAATCAAATTCAGCAATCATCGGCAGGGTCGGTCGTTTCGTGGTCAAGATGTCTACGCGGCTCGCGTTCGGTAAAGCGTTTGGCAGGTGATGCTCTGGTGCCCATCGGAGTTCCGTTAGGCAGCAGATCAACGCTGCTCCGAGGTTTTCAGATGTTACTCGCTTGCATGCGAAGCTCAGAAACGGTATTTCCAAGTCATGCCTTTGAAAACCGTGCAGCAAGATAAGTCAAGCTCTGATCGTCAAGACGCTCAGTGGTCGCCCCGCAGCCCGTCGGAGCGTCTGTTGATGGTCCTGAAAATGCACGGCGAGCTGTCGTCTGCCG includes the following:
- a CDS encoding flavin reductase family protein; translation: MIAEFDLPDTMRMRPLRNSTVGEAEFRQAMATLASSVHVVTARRGDEMVGRTVTSVMSLSAQPPAILISIDIVSRLADVIAKTGGFSLALLRDDQRDIADAFAGKLAPERRFDVGRWTRWHSGHPKLLGAAMTVDCEVIGSMETGTHVLFAGALIEAETNTKATPLLWHNRNYALPKNSG